A genomic stretch from Oryzias latipes chromosome 24, ASM223467v1 includes:
- the LOC105357978 gene encoding uncharacterized protein LOC105357978 yields MPKEGSHLTHSVHHKGSNNSRRLYETFASEEVLRKCLRNGSGDEEHAGLSAAKEYFTPSNSYFHRFLNRYSRMQEDKAEYEVDVEVNLTDSRTLDNLRNFLRTGQFILTLDPSVNITQIDLTTVCYINGTNIECRCEDQYAWPSSSCFFYGACDEITDSTCGCINKVPLDGSFCQPKSVSVYQYRLDIQINIKDTEQLRSNFANLTFPRQIRSDVNISDADVTTVCSPAESNIQCRCERNFLWPCDKCATYGKCDEGSACGCIKAVPTDGQFCQSELNNLTVCPSTTLVPSLTSLSTAVTETFSTTPFVTTSVTAPQTANTYVISLELNTTLLTAINTMRSILGNISYPLSINEDTQINQANISTVCSPIRDGYQCICEDQYRWSCDQCLMYGVCDQISADSCGCINAIPSDRNFCQSLVQHNFTVCPTTTPGTFTTNSPTVTTETFSTTPDVTTSVTGT; encoded by the exons ATGCCTAAAGAAGGAAG tCACCTGACTCATTCGGTTCATCACAAAGGCTCAAACAACTCAAGacgcttgtatgagacttttgcgTCTGAGGAGGTTCTGCGCAAATGTTTGAGGAATGGGAGTGGAGATGAAGAGCATGCTGGCCTGTCGGCTGCTAAAGAATATTTCACACCGAGCAACAGCTATTTTCACCGGTTCCTGAATCGCTATAGCCGAA TGCAGGAAGATAAAGCCGAGTATGAAGTTGATGTGGAGGTGAATCTGACAGACAGCAGAACACTGGACAACCTGAGGAACTTCCTGAGGACTGGCCAATTTATCCTGACTTTGGATCCTTCAGTGAACATCACACAGATTGACCTAACCACAG TGTGCTACATAAATGGCACTAACATTGAGTGCAGATGCGAGGATCAGTATGCTTGGCCCAGTTCAAGCTGCTTCTTCTATGGAGCCTGTGATGAGATCACTGACAGCacatgtggatgcatcaacAAAGTACCACTGGACGGGTCATTCTGTCAGCCAAAGTCAG TTTCCGTTTACCAATACCGTTTGGACATTCAGATCAACATAAAGGACACAGAACAGTTGAGGAGCAACTTTGCAAACCTCACTTTCCCTCGTCAAATCCGCTCTGACGTAAACATTTCAGATGCTGATGTCACCACAG TTTGCAGTCCAGCTGAATCAAACATTCAGTGCAGATGTGAGAGGAACTTCCTGTGGCCGTGTGACAAGTGCGCCACCTATGGGAAATGTGATGAAGGCAGCGCGTGTGGATGCATTAAGGCTGTTCCTACAGATGGACAGTTCTGTCAATCAGAGCTGAACA ATCTTACGGTTTGTCCATCTACAACACTTGTTCCATCCCTAACAT CGTTATCCACTGCTGTCACTGAAACATTTTCAACTACACCATTTGTGACCACATCTGTAACAG ctCCACAAACTGCTAATACATACGTGATTTCTCTTGAGCTGAACACCACATTATTGACAGCAATCAACACGATGagaagcattctgggaaacatCAGTTACCCGCTCAGCATCAATGAAGACACTCAGATCAATCAGGCCAACATTTCTACAG TTTGTTCTCCAATCAGAGATGGTTACCAGTGCATTTGTGAGGACCAGTATcggtggtcatgtgaccagtgtCTGATGTATGGAGTATGTGACCAGATCTCTGCAGACTCATGTGGATGCATCAACGCCATTCCTTCTGACAGAAACTTCTGCCAGTCTCTGGTTCAACACA attttacagTTTGTCCAACTACAACTCCTGGAACATTTACAACAA attCTCCTACTGTTACCACTGAAACATTTTCAACTACGCCAGATGTGACCACATCTGTTACGGGTACCTAA